The proteins below are encoded in one region of Synechococcales cyanobacterium T60_A2020_003:
- a CDS encoding L-lactate permease, which yields MICVSNMVAAVTVGLLGRESSLIRQSTEPSLYYIVVAGILGGLLHGWIDR from the coding sequence ATGATTTGTGTATCCAACATGGTGGCAGCCGTAACAGTTGGATTGCTAGGGCGAGAAAGCTCGCTGATTCGACAGTCTACGGAGCCTTCGCTGTACTATATTGTGGTTGCGGGAATCCTTGGTGGATTGCTGCATGGATGGATTGACCGCTAA
- a CDS encoding prepilin peptidase, whose protein sequence is MDLLSLLSATLFSVFVFVLGSCFGSFLNVVIYRIPAGLSLIYPPSRCPTCLRQLRKYDNVPILGWIWLKGKCRFCKTPISIRYPIVEALTGTLFLLVYSKFGWSLPTLGGWVLLCWLISLAIIDVDTMTLPNALTRSGLVIGLLFQVILGLSLTGTIAGAVTQLMGGIFAAVLGLWLFDLITLGASMAFGQTAMGGGDAKLAAMIGAWTSWQLLLLTGFLACLLGSVVGGIGIAQGWISRRQPIPFGPFLAIGAAISALFGNVLISSYMKIFFPSL, encoded by the coding sequence ATGGATCTGCTATCGCTTCTCAGTGCAACGTTATTTTCAGTGTTTGTATTTGTGTTGGGATCGTGCTTTGGGAGTTTTCTCAATGTTGTGATCTATCGAATTCCGGCTGGCTTATCCCTAATTTATCCGCCTTCTCGCTGTCCAACTTGCCTACGGCAGCTTCGGAAATATGACAACGTTCCAATTCTGGGATGGATCTGGCTCAAGGGAAAATGTCGGTTTTGCAAGACTCCAATTTCGATTCGATATCCAATTGTGGAAGCTCTGACCGGAACCTTATTTCTGCTGGTTTATTCCAAGTTTGGATGGTCGTTACCCACCTTGGGAGGCTGGGTACTCCTGTGTTGGCTGATCAGTCTAGCGATCATCGATGTCGATACGATGACGTTACCCAATGCACTTACTCGGTCAGGTTTGGTTATTGGTCTATTGTTTCAGGTCATTCTAGGACTATCGCTGACCGGGACGATTGCGGGGGCCGTGACCCAGCTCATGGGAGGCATTTTTGCAGCGGTTTTAGGGTTATGGCTGTTTGATTTGATTACCCTGGGCGCGTCGATGGCTTTTGGTCAAACCGCGATGGGCGGAGGGGACGCAAAGCTAGCGGCTATGATTGGAGCTTGGACAAGTTGGCAATTGCTGTTGTTGACGGGATTTTTAGCTTGTCTCTTGGGTTCAGTGGTTGGTGGTATTGGCATTGCCCAAGGCTGGATTAGCCGACGACAACCCATTCCCTTCGGTCCGTTCTTAGCCATTGGTGCGGCGATCAGTGCGCTCTTTGGGAATGTATTGATTTCGAGCTATATGAAAATTTTCTTTCCGTCGCTTTGA